The genome window GCGGCGCGCTCGGACGTCGCTTCGGTGATGGAGCGCGCCTGACCGGCGTTCTCGGCGTTGGCGGTGACGGTCGAGGTCAGCTGCTCCATGGCCGAGGCGGTGCGCTGCAAGGACAGGGCCTGGTCCTCGGTGCGGCGTGACAACTCGCCGTTGCCGGACGCGATCTCCTGGGCATTGCCGGTAACGCGGCCGATGGAGGCCTGGATGCCGGCGATGGTGGTGCGCAGGTTGCCGATGCAGGTGTTGACCGCCTCGGCCAGGTGCGCGAACTCGCCCTGGTACTGGCCGTCGATGTCGCTGCTCAAGTCGCCGACCGCGACCGCCTGCATGACCTTGCTGGTTTCCTTGATCGGCACGCTCACGGTGTCGAGCAGGCCGTTCATGGATTCGGCCATCCAGCCGGTGAAGCCGCTGAAGCCGCGCGCCTCGATGCGGTCATCGAGCAGGCCGGCGTTGGCAGCCGTCAGCAGTTGCTTGATTGCGTCCTCGGCCTGCCGCTGTTCGGACAGATCGGTCCATTCCAGCACGTAGCCTGCGTGCCGGCCTTCGAGATTGTTGACCGGGTTGGAACTCACGCCGAACACGCTGTGCTCGAAGCGCACTTCGATCTCGACATGTTGCTGGGTGCTGACCAGGCGCTTGAGGTCAGGCGCACGGGCGCACAATGCCGCAAAATCGACCTGGCCGCCGTTGCGCACCAGCACCCGCGGGTGCTGCTCGGCGAGCGTGCGCATGCGCGGATTGGCGTAGGACACCGCGCCTTCCAGATCGAGCAGCGTAATGGCGGTGCCGGCGCTTTCCAGCGCCTGGTTGAGGCGCGCCGCTTCTTCCTTTTCCTTTTGCACCGAGGCCGCCATTTGTTCGGCAGCCACTTTCTGGCGGCTGGCTTCCTCGCCGGCGCGCAGCGCCTCTTCCTTTTGCACGCTCGCCTCCCTGCTCAAGCGTTGCGCTTCTTCCTTCTCCGCCATGATCTGCACGAACAACACGCTCTGCATGCGTTCCAGCGCGCCGAGGAGTTCGCCGACCTCGTCGCGGCCATCGACCGTTATGCTGTTCTCGAAATTGCCGTGGGCAATGTTGTCGGCGATGGCCGCCGCGCCGCGTACACGGCGTGCGATGCCATTGGCCAGCAGCAGGGCGAAGCCTGCAATCAGCACGGCCGCGACGGTGGCCGAGATCAAGGTCGCACGGCGTTGCGTGGCGACGGCCGCCAGCGCTTCCTCGCTATCGATCTCTGCCAGCAACGCCCATTTCACGCCTTCGATTTCGAGCGGTGTATAGGACGACAGCACGTCGACGCCGCGATAGTCGGGCATGCGTTGCTGGCCGGCGCCGCCGGCAAACGAGGCGACCACGGCGGCGGTGTCGATCTTGCGCGACAGCAGGGTGTTCTCCTTGGAGAAACGTGACTGTGAGCGCATCAACTGGTCACTGCCGACGAGATAGGTCTCGCCCGATTCGCCGAGCCCGGCGCGTTGTGCCATCAAGGCGTTGATTTCGCCGACCGGCATCTGGAAAACCAGCACGCCGACCTTCTCGTCACCGTCGTAGATCGGCGCGCCTATGAATGACGCGGCGCCTTCGTAGGACGGCAGGTAGGGCGCGAAGTCCTCGAGCCGGCTTTGATCGGCGCTCGCGGCCAGCGCGCTTCGATAGGCGCGGCCGAGGGCGGTGTCCTTGTACTGACCGCTGGCCAGGTTGGTGCTGAAATCGAGTTCCTTGAACGTGGTGTAGACCACGTCACCGGTACGCGCGTCGATCAGGAAGATATCGTAATAGCCGAAGCGCTTCAGAAAGCTGCGCAGGCGTGGGTGAAAGCGTGCGTGCGCACGGCTGTAGCGGCTGCCGTCCGCGTGGGCCATGAGTTCGTCCTTGGTGCCGAGCGGGCGCCCGTTGTCGGCGATGTAGAGATACTGGGCGAGCAGCGACGCCGGGCTGCGCGGCAGCAAGGCCTTGGCATCGACGGCCTGGCCGGTCTGGGCCTGGTAGTGCTTGGCGAACTGCTGTTGATAATAGTCCTCGAGCTTGGCCCGATAGCCGGCCATGTGCCCGGCATCGGATGGCAGGTCATCCGGCAGGCCATGAAAGCCGTCACGCAACTCGCGCAGGGCGTCGACCGTCATGGTGCTCTCCGCGAGTTCGCGGACCTGCTGATGCAGTTGGTTGAAGTACTGCTCGACCTGCGATTTCTTCACTTCACGCAGAGATTCGAGTTGATTGAAGGCGGCCGATTGCAAAGCCGCGGAG of Pseudomonadota bacterium contains these proteins:
- a CDS encoding HAMP domain-containing protein, encoding MSKLWADLQLRNKLLLAMLVAGLLPLGVTTYLVMRESSAALQSAAFNQLESLREVKKSQVEQYFNQLHQQVRELAESTMTVDALRELRDGFHGLPDDLPSDAGHMAGYRAKLEDYYQQQFAKHYQAQTGQAVDAKALLPRSPASLLAQYLYIADNGRPLGTKDELMAHADGSRYSRAHARFHPRLRSFLKRFGYYDIFLIDARTGDVVYTTFKELDFSTNLASGQYKDTALGRAYRSALAASADQSRLEDFAPYLPSYEGAASFIGAPIYDGDEKVGVLVFQMPVGEINALMAQRAGLGESGETYLVGSDQLMRSQSRFSKENTLLSRKIDTAAVVASFAGGAGQQRMPDYRGVDVLSSYTPLEIEGVKWALLAEIDSEEALAAVATQRRATLISATVAAVLIAGFALLLANGIARRVRGAAAIADNIAHGNFENSITVDGRDEVGELLGALERMQSVLFVQIMAEKEEAQRLSREASVQKEEALRAGEEASRQKVAAEQMAASVQKEKEEAARLNQALESAGTAITLLDLEGAVSYANPRMRTLAEQHPRVLVRNGGQVDFAALCARAPDLKRLVSTQQHVEIEVRFEHSVFGVSSNPVNNLEGRHAGYVLEWTDLSEQRQAEDAIKQLLTAANAGLLDDRIEARGFSGFTGWMAESMNGLLDTVSVPIKETSKVMQAVAVGDLSSDIDGQYQGEFAHLAEAVNTCIGNLRTTIAGIQASIGRVTGNAQEIASGNGELSRRTEDQALSLQRTASAMEQLTSTVTANAENAGQARSITEATSERAATGSTVVGQAVSSMGGIQTSSNKIADIIGVIDEIAFQTNLLALNAAVEAARAGDQGRGFAVVAAEVRALAQRSAGAAKEIKVLIKDSVAQVDGGAKLVDESGNRFQTIVKDITNLSTIIAEMAGAANEQAAGLSEINSAVIGLDAITQQNTALVEEIAAASEALRNDAVEMQKQVAYFHLGNGTVAPRTARPLATGDRDSLASYIDAAVA